A DNA window from Phoenix dactylifera cultivar Barhee BC4 chromosome 13, palm_55x_up_171113_PBpolish2nd_filt_p, whole genome shotgun sequence contains the following coding sequences:
- the LOC103706636 gene encoding probable serine/threonine-protein kinase PBL7 isoform X2, translating into MGCFPCAGEPSKKGKEKDQISPISDKKSNSTSDVKKQSSLDAKEEASNNGSEHIAAQTFTFRELAAATKNFRVDCLLGEGGFGRVYKGRLDSINQVVAIKQLDRNGLQGNREFLVEVLMLSLLHHPNLVNLIGYCADGDQRLLVYEYMPLGSLEDHLHDPSPDKKRLDWNTRMKIAAGAAKGLEYLHDKANPPVIYRDLKCSNILLGEGYHPKLSDFGLAKLGPVGDKTHVSTRVMGTYGYCAPEYAMTGQLTLKSDVYSFGVVLLELITGRRAIDNSRAAGEHNLVAWARPLFKDRRKFPQMADPMLQGQYPVRGLYQALAVAAMCVQEQPTMRPLIADVVTAITYLASQTYNPEAQSNQNTSRLTAPGTPPRTRRDSEKKPSGGSERDQLRGLK; encoded by the exons ATGGGGTGCTTTCCGTGCGCCGGAGAGCCGAGCAAGAAGGGCAAGGAGAAGGATCAGATCTCGCCGATCTCAG ATAAAAAATCCAATTCCACGTCAGATGTAAAGAAACAGAGTTCACTGGATGCAAAGGAGGAGGCCTCAAATAATGGATCTGAACATATTGCTGCTCAGACATTTACATTTCGTGAACTGGCTGCGGCaaccaagaatttcagagttgatTGCCTTTTAGGAGAGGGAGGGTTTGGCCGAGTCTATAAGGGAAGGTTGGATAGTATTAACCAG GTTGTGGCTATAAAGCAGCTTGACCGTAATGGCTTGCAAGGTAATCGAGAATTCCTTGTTGAAGTTCTGATGTTGAGTCTACTTCACCACCCTAACCTCGTTAACCTAATCGGATACTGTGCTGATGGAGATCAAAGGCTTTTAGTTTATGAGTACATGCCATTAGGATCCTTGGAAGATCATCTTCATG ACCCTTCTCCAGACAAGAAGCGGCTTGACTGGAACACAAGAATGAAAATAGCTGCTGGTGCAGCTAAAGGATTAGAGTATTTGCATGATAAGGCCAATCCTCCTGTTATATACCGCGATCTGAAATGCTCTAACATTTTGCTTGGAGAGGGATATCATCCCAAGTTATCTGATTTTGGCTTGGCAAAGCTTGGCCCAGTCGGCGATAAAACTCATGTTTCCACTAGGGTAATGGGTACTTATGGATATTGTGCACCTGAATATGCAATGACTGGACAACTGACACTAAAATCAGATGTCTATAGCTTTGGGGTCGTTCTTCTGGAGCTTATTACTGGAAGAAGGGCTATTGACAATTCTAGAGCTGCAGGGGAGCACAATCTCGTTGCATGG GCACGACCCCTTTTCAAGGACAGAAGGAAATTTCCACAGATGGCTGACCCAATGCTTCAGGGCCAGTATCCTGTGAGAGGCTTATACCAGGCACTTGCTGTTGCTGCAATGTGTGTTCAGGAGCAGCCCACCATGAGGCCTTTAATAGCTGATGTGGTTACTGCTATCACTTACCTTGCTTCCCAAACTTACAACCCCGAAGCCCAATCAAATCAAAATACTTCTCGTTTGACGGCACCAGGTACCCCACCTCGAACAAGAAGGGACAGCGAAAAGAAACCAAGTGGTGGATCTGAAAGAGACCAGTTGAGAGGACTAAAATGA
- the LOC103706636 gene encoding probable serine/threonine-protein kinase PBL7 isoform X1, producing the protein MGCFPCAGEPSKKGKEKDQISPISADKKSNSTSDVKKQSSLDAKEEASNNGSEHIAAQTFTFRELAAATKNFRVDCLLGEGGFGRVYKGRLDSINQVVAIKQLDRNGLQGNREFLVEVLMLSLLHHPNLVNLIGYCADGDQRLLVYEYMPLGSLEDHLHDPSPDKKRLDWNTRMKIAAGAAKGLEYLHDKANPPVIYRDLKCSNILLGEGYHPKLSDFGLAKLGPVGDKTHVSTRVMGTYGYCAPEYAMTGQLTLKSDVYSFGVVLLELITGRRAIDNSRAAGEHNLVAWARPLFKDRRKFPQMADPMLQGQYPVRGLYQALAVAAMCVQEQPTMRPLIADVVTAITYLASQTYNPEAQSNQNTSRLTAPGTPPRTRRDSEKKPSGGSERDQLRGLK; encoded by the exons ATGGGGTGCTTTCCGTGCGCCGGAGAGCCGAGCAAGAAGGGCAAGGAGAAGGATCAGATCTCGCCGATCTCAG CAGATAAAAAATCCAATTCCACGTCAGATGTAAAGAAACAGAGTTCACTGGATGCAAAGGAGGAGGCCTCAAATAATGGATCTGAACATATTGCTGCTCAGACATTTACATTTCGTGAACTGGCTGCGGCaaccaagaatttcagagttgatTGCCTTTTAGGAGAGGGAGGGTTTGGCCGAGTCTATAAGGGAAGGTTGGATAGTATTAACCAG GTTGTGGCTATAAAGCAGCTTGACCGTAATGGCTTGCAAGGTAATCGAGAATTCCTTGTTGAAGTTCTGATGTTGAGTCTACTTCACCACCCTAACCTCGTTAACCTAATCGGATACTGTGCTGATGGAGATCAAAGGCTTTTAGTTTATGAGTACATGCCATTAGGATCCTTGGAAGATCATCTTCATG ACCCTTCTCCAGACAAGAAGCGGCTTGACTGGAACACAAGAATGAAAATAGCTGCTGGTGCAGCTAAAGGATTAGAGTATTTGCATGATAAGGCCAATCCTCCTGTTATATACCGCGATCTGAAATGCTCTAACATTTTGCTTGGAGAGGGATATCATCCCAAGTTATCTGATTTTGGCTTGGCAAAGCTTGGCCCAGTCGGCGATAAAACTCATGTTTCCACTAGGGTAATGGGTACTTATGGATATTGTGCACCTGAATATGCAATGACTGGACAACTGACACTAAAATCAGATGTCTATAGCTTTGGGGTCGTTCTTCTGGAGCTTATTACTGGAAGAAGGGCTATTGACAATTCTAGAGCTGCAGGGGAGCACAATCTCGTTGCATGG GCACGACCCCTTTTCAAGGACAGAAGGAAATTTCCACAGATGGCTGACCCAATGCTTCAGGGCCAGTATCCTGTGAGAGGCTTATACCAGGCACTTGCTGTTGCTGCAATGTGTGTTCAGGAGCAGCCCACCATGAGGCCTTTAATAGCTGATGTGGTTACTGCTATCACTTACCTTGCTTCCCAAACTTACAACCCCGAAGCCCAATCAAATCAAAATACTTCTCGTTTGACGGCACCAGGTACCCCACCTCGAACAAGAAGGGACAGCGAAAAGAAACCAAGTGGTGGATCTGAAAGAGACCAGTTGAGAGGACTAAAATGA